From Corynebacterium sp. BD556, the proteins below share one genomic window:
- a CDS encoding superoxide dismutase: MSVYTLPELDYDYNALEPHISAEIMELHHSKHHATYVKGANSALEALEAERNGEANPDKLRALSKNLAFNLGGHTNHSIFWKNMTPNGGGAPTGEIASAIERDFGSFEKFQAQFEGVATSLQGSGWAVLGYDHIAGRLIIQQMTDQQGNISVDFTPLLMLDMWEHAYYLQYKNVKADYAKAFWNVVNWQDVNERLAAASK, translated from the coding sequence ATGTCTGTTTACACACTTCCCGAACTCGACTACGACTACAACGCGCTTGAGCCCCATATCTCCGCGGAGATCATGGAGCTGCACCACTCCAAGCACCACGCCACTTATGTCAAGGGCGCCAACAGCGCCCTCGAAGCCCTCGAAGCCGAGCGCAACGGCGAAGCCAACCCGGACAAGCTGCGCGCCCTGTCCAAGAACCTAGCCTTCAACTTGGGCGGCCACACCAACCACTCCATTTTCTGGAAGAACATGACCCCGAATGGTGGCGGCGCCCCGACCGGCGAGATCGCTTCCGCCATCGAACGCGACTTCGGCTCTTTTGAGAAGTTCCAGGCCCAGTTCGAGGGCGTGGCAACTTCCCTCCAGGGCTCCGGCTGGGCTGTTTTGGGCTACGACCACATTGCCGGCCGCCTCATCATCCAGCAGATGACCGACCAGCAGGGCAACATCTCCGTCGATTTCACCCCGCTGCTCATGCTGGACATGTGGGAGCACGCCTACTACCTGCAGTACAAAAACGTCAAGGCTGACTACGCCAAGGCCTTTTGGAACGTCGTGAACTGGCAGGACGTCAACGAGCGCCTCGCCGCCGCATCCAAGTAA
- a CDS encoding MFS transporter: MRSGTPEFRRAQLALLAVGLAIFNSLYSTQALLPVFTTELGVPPGTAALTVSAATGALALFVIPFSILSEKYGRGRIILISAPAAAIVGMCLPLSQTAAQLIALRALQGALIAGTPAVAMTWLSEELDRRDLAGAMGLYIAGTSIGGLTGRLIPAATLVFASWRWALFATSAFALFLSLLVMVLLPRQRNFVPKDSIRPGVEVRAVLQHLTNPRLVGLYATAFIGMGVFVSLYNYFGYRAIAHFGLPPALAGLAFVMYLSGTFSSARAGVFVTRYGRGWVVLASAALMLFGVLVVMVSNLWVALFGMLVFTASFFAMHSTASGWVGVLAEHDRAEASSLYVFSYYMGSSIVGAATGAAFSGLPWAGFIAVLAALLTALVAVAAALMR; encoded by the coding sequence ATCCGCTCAGGCACGCCCGAGTTCCGGCGCGCGCAGCTAGCGTTGCTCGCAGTGGGGCTGGCCATCTTTAACTCCCTCTATTCCACCCAGGCGCTGCTGCCGGTATTTACCACAGAGCTCGGCGTGCCGCCCGGCACCGCCGCCTTGACAGTCTCCGCCGCCACCGGTGCGCTCGCTCTTTTCGTCATCCCCTTTTCTATCTTGTCGGAAAAATACGGCCGCGGGCGGATCATCTTAATCTCCGCTCCCGCCGCGGCAATAGTCGGCATGTGCCTGCCGCTCAGCCAAACCGCAGCCCAGCTCATCGCCCTGCGCGCACTGCAGGGCGCGCTGATCGCCGGTACACCCGCGGTAGCCATGACCTGGCTTTCTGAGGAACTTGACCGGCGCGACCTCGCCGGCGCCATGGGCCTTTATATTGCCGGTACCTCCATCGGGGGCCTGACCGGCAGGCTCATCCCCGCCGCCACCTTGGTGTTCGCTTCCTGGCGGTGGGCGCTGTTTGCCACCTCCGCTTTCGCCCTTTTCCTTTCCTTGTTGGTGATGGTGCTTTTGCCCCGGCAACGCAACTTCGTACCCAAAGACAGCATCCGCCCTGGCGTGGAGGTCCGTGCTGTGTTGCAGCACCTGACCAATCCCCGTCTTGTAGGCCTGTACGCCACTGCCTTCATCGGCATGGGCGTATTCGTCTCCCTCTACAATTACTTCGGCTACCGAGCTATCGCGCACTTCGGCCTCCCGCCGGCGCTGGCCGGCCTAGCCTTCGTGATGTATCTTTCCGGCACGTTTTCCTCCGCCCGCGCCGGGGTGTTTGTCACCCGCTACGGCCGCGGCTGGGTGGTGCTGGCCTCGGCCGCGCTCATGCTTTTCGGGGTGCTGGTGGTGATGGTGTCGAACCTGTGGGTAGCGCTGTTCGGCATGTTGGTGTTCACAGCGAGCTTTTTCGCCATGCACTCCACCGCCTCCGGGTGGGTCGGTGTGCTCGCCGAGCACGACCGCGCCGAGGCTTCCTCCCTGTACGTGTTCAGCTACTACATGGGTTCTTCGATCGTGGGCGCGGCCACAGGCGCTGCCTTTTCCGGTTTGCCATGGGCCGGGTTCATCGCAGTGCTCGCCGCCCTCCTCACAGCCCTCGTCGCGGTGGCGGCAGCGCTTATGCGCTAA
- a CDS encoding TM0106 family RecB-like putative nuclease: protein MGPVVVRASDLVGCRYRLRQRLKYPEVPPLPDAVERQPLIDAARAAVFSALPVKRALGDGSSRRFTRIDLDPSWPAESEKATRLAMHRGADLITHALLTGTIDGVDVVAEIDILARQGSHYLPVMISSHRVARTTEAGQEISFIPTGRLSLGQPIAVQGRARNHTVDGYRLALAHALLGEASAGEGALIGQDRGRAYLVDVERKLAPLREALAAPVPTEPLRLKQCASCRFWPLCSPRLRELDEVSLVYPGGRADALRERGINTVADLIEADLGEPSTVARAWREGIPVLKRAGGPDIPRADVEIDVDMEAYLDQGAYLWGAFDGEVYHAFVTWEEVGTQAEEANFRAFWTWLMDVRASAHDMGKTFAAYCYAAGGENHWLKSSAERFGSVDLEDVQRFIASDEWVDVFAYCRRNLVGTEGLGLKVLGPVAGFLWEDDNVDGERSVALRLAARGGDHNAREMLLRYNEDDCRATRAVRDFIAAGAPGVPEI from the coding sequence ATGGGACCTGTCGTGGTGCGCGCCTCGGATTTGGTGGGGTGTCGCTACCGGCTTCGGCAGCGCTTGAAGTATCCGGAGGTGCCGCCGCTGCCGGATGCGGTGGAGCGCCAGCCGCTGATCGACGCCGCCCGCGCCGCCGTCTTTTCCGCCTTGCCCGTCAAACGTGCGCTTGGCGACGGTTCCTCGCGCCGCTTTACTCGCATTGACCTGGACCCCTCGTGGCCTGCCGAATCGGAAAAGGCAACCCGCCTGGCGATGCATCGCGGTGCCGACTTGATCACCCACGCCCTGCTCACGGGCACGATCGACGGTGTAGATGTGGTGGCCGAGATTGACATATTGGCCCGGCAAGGGTCGCACTATCTGCCGGTGATGATTTCCAGTCACCGCGTGGCGCGTACCACCGAGGCAGGGCAGGAGATTTCTTTCATCCCGACGGGGCGGTTGAGTTTGGGCCAGCCGATTGCGGTGCAGGGCAGAGCACGCAACCACACGGTGGATGGTTACCGTTTGGCGTTGGCGCATGCGTTGTTGGGGGAGGCGTCGGCAGGCGAGGGCGCGCTGATCGGGCAGGATCGCGGCCGCGCCTACTTGGTGGATGTCGAACGCAAACTCGCGCCGCTGCGGGAGGCGCTGGCGGCACCGGTCCCCACAGAGCCGCTGCGGTTGAAGCAGTGCGCTTCGTGCCGTTTCTGGCCGCTGTGCTCTCCACGACTGCGAGAACTTGATGAAGTCTCCCTGGTCTACCCCGGCGGGCGTGCCGACGCGCTGCGCGAGCGTGGCATTAACACCGTCGCTGACCTCATCGAGGCAGATCTTGGAGAGCCTTCGACGGTGGCGCGGGCCTGGCGCGAAGGCATCCCCGTGTTGAAACGGGCAGGAGGGCCGGACATTCCGCGCGCGGATGTAGAAATTGATGTGGACATGGAGGCTTACCTGGACCAAGGGGCGTACCTGTGGGGCGCTTTCGACGGCGAGGTCTACCACGCTTTCGTCACCTGGGAGGAGGTAGGCACGCAGGCGGAGGAAGCAAATTTCCGCGCGTTTTGGACCTGGCTGATGGACGTTCGCGCTTCCGCCCACGACATGGGCAAGACTTTCGCGGCCTACTGCTACGCAGCGGGAGGGGAAAACCACTGGTTGAAGTCCTCGGCGGAGCGCTTCGGGTCCGTCGACTTGGAGGATGTGCAGCGTTTCATAGCCTCCGATGAGTGGGTCGATGTTTTCGCCTACTGTCGCCGCAACCTGGTGGGCACGGAAGGGTTGGGATTGAAAGTGTTAGGCCCTGTCGCTGGTTTTCTTTGGGAAGATGACAACGTCGACGGGGAGCGCTCCGTCGCGTTGCGTTTGGCGGCGCGCGGCGGGGACCACAACGCCCGGGAGATGCTGTTGCGCTACAACGAGGACGATTGCCGCGCCACCCGCGCGGTGCGGGATTTTATCGCTGCCGGTGCGCCGGGAGTACCCGAGATTTAG
- a CDS encoding DUF6474 family protein has protein sequence MGIFNTIRKYRAATKAEIKAAQARARQTAKEQAKTDRRTAQLLDKAEKRLLNAEQKGLKAKRKHEKELAKAHLKRIQESGLTKKKAKNGIGAARILIPVLAPLAYRALTSYQQKRIQSRANSMGLTTQDLARYSGLGAELKARIEAIRDNVKHNEELSNSFRNDLEVRLSELDLAVRNAEHMNPQQQRLAHDSIDREITELTREIQEKSNS, from the coding sequence ATGGGAATTTTCAATACCATCCGCAAATACCGGGCAGCCACCAAGGCCGAGATTAAAGCTGCCCAAGCCCGCGCCCGGCAAACCGCGAAAGAGCAGGCGAAAACCGACCGCCGCACCGCGCAGCTTTTAGATAAAGCGGAAAAACGCCTCCTCAATGCCGAACAGAAGGGCCTGAAAGCCAAGCGTAAACACGAAAAAGAGCTAGCCAAAGCCCACCTCAAGCGCATCCAGGAATCCGGGCTGACCAAAAAGAAAGCGAAAAACGGTATCGGTGCCGCCCGTATCCTCATCCCCGTGCTCGCCCCTTTGGCCTACCGCGCATTGACCTCCTACCAGCAAAAGCGCATTCAAAGCCGCGCCAACTCCATGGGTCTGACCACCCAGGATTTAGCCCGCTACTCCGGTCTCGGTGCCGAGCTCAAGGCGCGTATCGAAGCAATCCGCGACAATGTCAAACACAACGAGGAGTTGAGCAACAGCTTCCGCAACGACCTCGAGGTGCGCCTGTCCGAGCTTGACCTTGCCGTGCGCAACGCCGAGCACATGAACCCCCAGCAGCAGCGCCTCGCGCACGACTCCATCGACCGCGAGATCACGGAGCTGACCCGCGAGATTCAGGAAAAGTCGAACTCCTAA
- a CDS encoding response regulator transcription factor — MIRVLLADDHEIVRLGLRAVLDEADDIVVVGEVATAEGAISTARAGGIDVILMDLRFRAGPEGSRVTSGAEATAEIRRTMENPPKVLVVTNYDTDADILGAIEAGAVGYLLKDSPPEELLAAVRSCAKGDQAMSPVVKTRLETRERAPRSSLTPRELQVLQLVAQGSSNREIGHDLMLSEATVKSHLVHIYDKLGVRSRTSAVAAAREQGVL; from the coding sequence ATGATTCGTGTTTTGCTTGCGGACGACCACGAAATCGTCCGCTTGGGCCTGCGCGCCGTGCTCGACGAGGCCGATGACATCGTAGTCGTCGGTGAGGTAGCCACGGCCGAAGGTGCAATTTCAACTGCCCGCGCCGGCGGCATAGACGTAATCCTCATGGATTTGCGTTTCCGCGCGGGCCCAGAGGGCAGCCGCGTCACTTCGGGTGCGGAAGCCACCGCGGAGATTCGGCGCACGATGGAAAACCCACCCAAGGTGTTGGTGGTGACCAACTACGACACCGACGCTGATATTCTCGGCGCGATCGAGGCCGGGGCGGTGGGTTACTTGCTGAAAGATTCGCCACCGGAGGAGCTGCTGGCGGCGGTGCGCTCATGCGCAAAGGGTGACCAGGCGATGAGCCCAGTGGTCAAGACGCGGCTTGAAACGAGAGAGCGCGCGCCCCGGTCCTCCCTGACCCCGCGGGAGCTGCAAGTTTTGCAGTTGGTGGCGCAGGGATCGTCGAACCGTGAGATTGGCCACGATCTGATGCTGTCGGAGGCGACGGTGAAATCCCACCTCGTCCACATTTACGACAAGCTGGGCGTGCGCTCGCGGACCTCAGCGGTGGCCGCGGCCCGTGAACAGGGTGTCCTTTAG
- a CDS encoding sensor histidine kinase, which produces MSSRLVLAEDNSAQVPDNKALDTGITVLSVSLLVISLLELMRLPLDYVLLHIVLVSVFSFLLFYGMVELHRWGQIGRCLWLMALTSVWISDALFSAVALYWVFTLFFVYLRAFNNWIGVVWVTLGLGVAIGLQWPAGLTLGGIVGPVLSALVVVASNYAFTTIARVSKERQQLIDELLATREQLSETEREAGVAQERERLAHEIHDTVAQGLSSIQMLLHAAERDLGATALDPAELEAPLRRMETARRAASNSLAETRAIIAALTPASLKETSLSQALGRIATDFGAAGEMDIEVETDGEAVQLPMRTEAGLLRIAQGAVSNAAKHSGASLVRLTLTYESDEVRLDVVDNGCGFDPDNQVASQTGMGHLGLDAMRTRAAELGGQLVVESAPGGPTAVSVAVPGNVNRKEGSD; this is translated from the coding sequence ATGAGTTCAAGACTAGTGCTGGCGGAGGATAACTCGGCGCAGGTCCCGGACAATAAGGCCCTTGACACAGGCATCACGGTTTTGAGCGTGTCACTGTTGGTGATTTCGCTGCTTGAGCTTATGCGTCTGCCTTTGGATTATGTGCTTTTGCACATTGTGTTGGTTTCCGTGTTTTCTTTCCTCCTGTTCTACGGAATGGTGGAGTTGCACCGGTGGGGCCAAATCGGACGTTGCCTATGGTTAATGGCGCTGACCAGCGTATGGATCAGCGATGCACTGTTTTCGGCGGTGGCCCTGTATTGGGTGTTTACTTTGTTTTTTGTCTACCTGCGCGCCTTCAACAACTGGATCGGCGTGGTGTGGGTCACGCTCGGCTTGGGGGTGGCAATCGGCTTGCAGTGGCCGGCCGGGCTTACCCTTGGTGGAATCGTCGGTCCGGTTTTGTCGGCGTTGGTGGTGGTGGCCTCCAATTATGCTTTCACGACGATTGCACGGGTGAGCAAGGAAAGGCAGCAGCTTATCGACGAGCTCCTCGCTACCCGCGAACAACTCTCCGAGACGGAGCGTGAGGCCGGGGTGGCCCAGGAGCGCGAGCGCCTGGCTCACGAGATCCACGACACTGTCGCTCAGGGCTTATCAAGTATCCAAATGTTGTTGCACGCCGCTGAGCGGGACTTAGGTGCCACCGCACTAGATCCCGCGGAGCTGGAAGCACCGCTGCGGCGGATGGAAACGGCGCGCCGGGCGGCGTCGAATAGCTTGGCGGAGACGAGGGCGATCATCGCGGCACTGACGCCTGCCTCTTTGAAGGAGACGTCGCTAAGCCAGGCTTTGGGGCGCATCGCCACTGACTTCGGCGCCGCGGGGGAGATGGACATTGAGGTGGAAACTGACGGGGAGGCGGTGCAGTTGCCGATGCGCACAGAGGCTGGTCTGCTGCGCATCGCTCAGGGGGCGGTGTCAAACGCAGCAAAGCACTCCGGCGCTTCGCTGGTCCGTCTCACGCTGACCTACGAAAGCGACGAGGTGCGACTGGACGTGGTGGACAACGGGTGTGGCTTCGACCCGGATAACCAGGTCGCCTCGCAGACCGGGATGGGTCACCTCGGGTTGGATGCGATGCGCACTCGCGCTGCGGAACTCGGTGGGCAGTTGGTGGTTGAGTCTGCACCAGGTGGCCCGACAGCCGTCTCGGTGGCAGTTCCCGGTAATGTCAACCGAAAGGAGGGCAGCGACTAA
- a CDS encoding DUF2020 domain-containing protein codes for MRITLPTALAVAILLTGCSSHTPPQTPPPAATPAPQATAPDQGLPIDAMPTADRNDLSNCPYLDAEWVAQTNGQRVTGSGIDERFDTPACQFWSYPEEPQLTVVVRHMTSPEEAMSVVDWAAPIDATGPADKPAGWNGGRAGGGDVPGFPGAIYSVAKGSVAVSVWSNQQESIKAQAVAEQVIANLGL; via the coding sequence ATGCGCATTACCCTACCCACAGCCTTAGCTGTGGCTATCTTGCTCACCGGCTGTTCCTCGCACACGCCGCCGCAAACACCGCCTCCTGCGGCAACGCCAGCGCCGCAAGCCACTGCACCGGATCAGGGCTTGCCTATCGACGCGATGCCCACCGCCGACCGAAACGACCTCAGCAACTGCCCCTACTTAGACGCGGAGTGGGTGGCACAGACCAATGGCCAACGCGTCACCGGATCCGGCATTGACGAACGCTTCGACACCCCCGCCTGCCAGTTCTGGTCCTACCCGGAGGAGCCGCAGCTGACCGTGGTGGTGCGCCACATGACCAGCCCGGAGGAGGCCATGTCCGTGGTGGACTGGGCTGCGCCTATCGACGCCACCGGGCCCGCCGATAAACCCGCGGGGTGGAACGGGGGCCGCGCCGGCGGTGGGGATGTCCCCGGTTTCCCCGGCGCGATTTATTCCGTGGCGAAAGGCTCTGTAGCGGTGTCTGTGTGGAGCAATCAACAAGAATCGATCAAAGCCCAGGCGGTTGCTGAGCAGGTGATTGCAAACTTAGGGTTGTAA
- a CDS encoding class E sortase, translated as MPSVAPTVPAAQPHRRRITSGEILGELFLTIGALLLLFAFYESFWTNVHSGQLQKAAQEQLEQQWVNPRAAKSIELGDAFARMYIPAFGPDFQFAIIEGVEEKELLAGPGRYPDSQMPGEPGNFAVAGHRVGKGAPFNDLGRLNSCDSIVVETRQEWVTYRVMPMSSDPAERAAEAASCLDKDQTQRVAHGDYSHVKGRHITVPSNVSVIDPLPENNAVEVSEALEGVITLTTCHPQFSNAERMIIHAVQTEVVEKPAPAPEALTEVS; from the coding sequence CCACACCGCCGGCGCATCACCTCAGGTGAAATCCTTGGCGAGCTGTTTTTGACAATTGGGGCGCTGCTGCTCCTGTTCGCCTTCTACGAGTCCTTTTGGACCAACGTGCACTCCGGGCAACTGCAAAAAGCCGCGCAGGAACAGCTTGAACAGCAGTGGGTCAACCCCCGCGCTGCGAAATCCATTGAGTTGGGCGACGCCTTCGCCCGCATGTATATCCCAGCCTTCGGGCCGGACTTCCAATTCGCCATCATCGAAGGTGTCGAAGAAAAGGAGCTACTCGCCGGGCCGGGCCGCTACCCAGATTCCCAAATGCCGGGCGAACCGGGCAATTTCGCAGTCGCCGGACACCGGGTGGGAAAGGGCGCGCCCTTCAACGACCTCGGCCGTCTCAACTCCTGCGACTCCATCGTCGTGGAGACGCGGCAGGAGTGGGTGACCTACCGGGTAATGCCCATGTCGTCCGACCCGGCTGAGCGCGCCGCCGAAGCCGCATCCTGCTTGGATAAAGACCAAACGCAACGCGTCGCCCATGGTGATTACTCCCATGTCAAAGGCCGACACATCACAGTGCCCAGCAACGTCTCCGTCATTGATCCCTTGCCGGAAAACAACGCCGTGGAAGTCAGCGAGGCCCTTGAGGGAGTGATCACCTTGACCACGTGCCACCCGCAGTTTTCCAACGCGGAGCGCATGATCATCCACGCGGTGCAAACCGAGGTTGTGGAAAAACCGGCTCCGGCACCTGAAGCTTTGACGGAGGTGAGCTAG